A part of Candidatus Paceibacterota bacterium genomic DNA contains:
- a CDS encoding glycosyltransferase family 2 protein, protein MPGPIQLSVVTPTLNSIRTIRETLASVARQDYPHAEHIVVDGGSTDGTIEVLRNWPRLRWISEKDEGHYHAMNKGIQMAQGDAVGILNADDCYCEGILRKVAAALEANAKWDALFGDFIFVDGAGREIYRRQEACWDPQVVRFGFGMALHQALFVRKKTYDRLGLLRHKDFKNACDMEFLMRMAQAKCRVGHIREYVVLYRYHQYGQSADQRIVANMGQETARIRREYGVPGGWRGRLLFHYARAKRQAQKLLLLGKCDLVPGRWLLRKHMQQRTEFSSNIELDKL, encoded by the coding sequence ATGCCCGGGCCGATCCAACTCTCAGTGGTCACTCCGACGCTGAACAGCATCCGCACGATCCGCGAAACGTTGGCGAGCGTTGCTCGCCAAGACTATCCGCACGCGGAACACATCGTGGTGGATGGCGGCTCGACCGACGGCACCATAGAGGTGCTGCGAAACTGGCCCCGCTTACGCTGGATTTCTGAGAAGGACGAGGGCCACTACCATGCCATGAACAAGGGCATTCAAATGGCACAAGGCGACGCCGTGGGGATCCTTAATGCGGACGATTGCTACTGCGAGGGCATCCTTCGGAAGGTCGCTGCGGCCCTGGAGGCGAACGCGAAGTGGGACGCGCTGTTCGGTGACTTCATATTTGTGGATGGCGCCGGGCGCGAGATCTACCGGCGGCAGGAGGCTTGCTGGGATCCGCAAGTTGTGCGCTTCGGCTTCGGCATGGCCCTGCACCAGGCCCTGTTCGTGCGCAAAAAGACATATGACCGGCTGGGATTGTTGCGGCACAAAGACTTCAAGAATGCCTGCGACATGGAATTCCTGATGCGAATGGCGCAAGCCAAGTGCCGGGTCGGCCATATCCGGGAATACGTCGTTCTTTATCGCTACCACCAGTACGGCCAATCGGCCGACCAGCGGATCGTGGCCAACATGGGGCAGGAAACGGCCCGAATCCGGCGAGAATACGGCGTGCCGGGGGGGTGGAGGGGGCGGTTGTTGTTTCATTACGCGCGGGCCAAGCGGCAGGCGCAAAAGCTCCTGCTTCTGGGCAAGTGCGACCTGGTGCCCGGGCGCTGGCTTTTGCGCAAGCACATGCAGCAGCGGACGGAATTTTCCTCGAATATCGAGTTGGACAAGCTGTGA
- a CDS encoding lactonase family protein, producing TVIQHQGSSVNPQRQAGPHAHFITADPANRFALTCDLGLDQVLVYRLIPRKAVLAANNPPFVSIKPGSGPRHLAFHPSGRFVFLINELASTLTVLAYDAKRGELKETQTLSTLPEGFADKSTCAGVQVHPSGRFVYGSNRGHDSIVLGEFDTNSGRLTYVQHQLTQGKTPRHFAIDPTGRWLLAENQGSDNIVVFRVDAESGGLSATGQSVAIGAPVCAVFVPDE from the coding sequence AACGGTCATTCAACACCAAGGGTCGAGCGTGAACCCCCAGCGCCAGGCCGGGCCTCACGCTCATTTCATCACCGCCGATCCAGCCAACCGGTTCGCCCTTACCTGCGACCTTGGTTTGGACCAAGTGCTTGTTTATCGCCTGATCCCGCGCAAAGCCGTGCTCGCTGCAAACAACCCGCCCTTTGTCTCCATCAAACCCGGCTCGGGGCCACGCCATCTGGCCTTTCATCCCTCGGGCCGCTTCGTCTTTCTGATCAACGAGCTGGCTTCCACGCTCACCGTGCTCGCCTACGACGCCAAACGCGGCGAGCTAAAGGAGACGCAAACGCTCTCGACTTTGCCGGAGGGTTTCGCCGACAAAAGCACGTGCGCGGGTGTGCAGGTTCATCCCTCTGGAAGGTTCGTGTATGGCTCGAACCGCGGCCATGACAGCATTGTGCTTGGGGAATTCGACACGAATAGTGGCAGGTTGACTTACGTGCAGCATCAGCTCACGCAGGGTAAAACACCACGACATTTCGCCATTGACCCGACGGGCCGGTGGCTGCTGGCGGAGAATCAGGGTTCGGACAACATCGTCGTGTTCCGAGTTGACGCTGAAAGTGGAGGTCTGAGTGCCACCGGGCAGAGTGTCGCCATAGGTGCGCCTGTGTGCGCCGTTTTTGTGCCTGACGAGTAG
- a CDS encoding AsmA family protein, whose amino-acid sequence MKKRIIRLLIALIVLVILAVLAIGLFLNAAIKRGVETIGPKVTKVDIKLQSVSLSLLSGSGSIKGLVVGNPEGFQEPSAIRVGTASLALKPSSLLADKIIIRSIKVDGPEITYETTLRTSNLDKILANVEEATSRGKKESSRPQEPAQPKKAKPAKKLEVGEVIITGGRVRGSVTGLGGITTPLPDIRLTDLGKGPDGITASELAQKVLAAIKEEAAKVVSGATTDFGKGAAAAAMGAGSNTVRQITDGLLSPFKKKK is encoded by the coding sequence ATGAAGAAACGTATCATTCGATTGCTTATCGCCCTGATTGTGCTGGTTATCCTAGCCGTTCTGGCGATTGGTTTGTTTTTGAATGCAGCCATCAAGCGCGGGGTCGAGACCATTGGCCCGAAGGTGACTAAAGTGGACATCAAGCTGCAATCGGTCAGCTTGTCCTTGCTGTCTGGTTCTGGTTCTATCAAGGGTCTCGTTGTTGGCAATCCCGAGGGGTTCCAGGAGCCGTCGGCGATCCGAGTCGGCACCGCAAGCCTCGCGCTCAAGCCGAGTTCCCTGCTTGCAGACAAGATAATCATTAGGTCCATCAAGGTTGACGGACCGGAGATCACCTACGAGACCACTCTAAGGACCAGTAACCTGGACAAGATCCTCGCAAACGTTGAGGAGGCCACCAGCCGCGGAAAGAAGGAATCGTCCAGGCCCCAGGAGCCCGCCCAACCGAAGAAAGCCAAGCCAGCCAAGAAACTCGAGGTGGGCGAGGTTATCATTACCGGCGGTAGGGTTCGCGGCAGTGTGACCGGTCTGGGTGGCATAACGACCCCCTTGCCGGACATCCGCCTAACGGACCTCGGCAAGGGTCCTGACGGTATTACCGCCAGCGAGTTGGCGCAAAAGGTGTTGGCGGCCATCAAGGAGGAGGCTGCCAAGGTTGTCTCCGGCGCGACAACCGACTTCGGCAAAGGCGCGGCGGCTGCCGCGATGGGCGCGGGCAGCAACACTGTCCGGCAAATCACCGACGGACTCCTTAGTCCGTTCAAGAAGAAGAAATAG